A section of the Schistosoma haematobium chromosome ZW, whole genome shotgun sequence genome encodes:
- a CDS encoding hypothetical protein (EggNog:ENOG410WBCY~COG:U,Y) → MVSEIHRRSLFHRIADSITGFVPSSILPAINVSIGFPITTIQVSPAKSVDPLKGDLRANLKRTNDVLDHCSEPGPKDKAWGYKEHSLRYTNVDLDATDKSESECSLHSFSTSGVSSLMPKSWVLGCKNGQSRSTAQRMELCSDSYTNTVVCNPLKTTCCKQSPSCQTSRSDFKTYPYPLPKRQRLSTTPNLSPSSTWRSRLGTTYGGAASCRNARELFEFTTPLKFDLYSDRNSQLGSAPSANLSSTARRILETLENLSAPLTSGYLQSSVQRHVKQVCISLSPVSSEFVVYLHMFRFSLSVL, encoded by the exons ATGGTTTCGGAAATCCACAGAAGG TCTTTATTTCACAGAATTGCTGATTCAATTACAGGGTTTGTTCCATCGTCGATTTTACCGGCAATTAATGTAAGTATCGGGTTTCCCATTACCACTATCCAGGTTTCTCCTGCGAAATCGGTTGACCCACTTAAAGGAGATTTGAGAGCTAACCTCAAAAGGACCAATGATGTTCTTGATCATTGTAGTGAACCAGGACCCAAGGATAAAGCATGGGGCTATAAGGAACACAGCTTGAGATATACGAATGTTGACCTTGATGCCACAGATAAATCAGAAAGTGAATGCAGCCTCCACTCCTTTTCTACGAGTGGAGTTTCATCGTTAATGCCTAAGTCGTGGGTATTGGGATGCAAAAACGGCCAAAGTAGATCTACGGCTCAACGTATGGAATTGTGCTCAGATAGCTATACGAACACAGTAGTGTGCAACCCATTAAAAACAACCTGTTGTAAACAATCGCCTTCGTGCCAGACCTCCCGGAGTGACTTCAAAACATATCCTTATCCCTTACCAAAACGCCAGCGCTTGTCCACAACGCCGAACCTTAGTCCTTCATCTACTTGGCGTTCTCGTTTAGGAACTACATACGGGGGAGCTGCCAGTTGTCGTAATGCTCGGGAGTTGTTCGAA ttcACTACGCCGTTGAAATTTGACCTATATTCAGATCGAAATTCTCAACTTGGAAGTGCCCCAAGCGCTAATTTGAGTTCTACTGCTCGGAGAATTCTCGAGACGTTAGAAAATCTTTCGGCTCCACTCACTTCAGGTTATTTACAGTCTTCTGTACAAAGACATGTGAAACAGGTATGTATTTCTTTAAGTCCAGTTTCGTCTGAATTTGTAGTTTATTTACATATGTTTAGATTTAGTTTATCAGTACTTTGA